One segment of Neobacillus endophyticus DNA contains the following:
- a CDS encoding NuoB/complex I 20 kDa subunit family protein, protein MDLNNLEGILPGEMEELKRNVFMTTLEQVKGWARSSSIYPVTFGLACCAIEMMAVGSSHYDLDRFGSFFRPSPRQSDCMIVSGTVTKKMAPLLRRLYDQMPEPKWVIAMGSCATAGGPYIKSYSVVKGVDQIVPVDIYIPGCPPNPAALIYGINKLKEKIRYEAKTGKKVT, encoded by the coding sequence ATGGATTTAAACAATTTAGAAGGCATTTTACCCGGCGAAATGGAAGAGTTAAAGAGAAATGTATTTATGACGACACTAGAGCAAGTGAAGGGGTGGGCGCGAAGCAGCTCGATCTACCCTGTAACATTTGGTCTGGCTTGTTGTGCAATTGAAATGATGGCAGTTGGTTCTTCGCATTATGACTTGGACCGTTTTGGTTCATTCTTCCGTCCATCACCTCGTCAATCTGACTGTATGATTGTCTCCGGTACTGTAACGAAAAAAATGGCGCCGCTTTTGCGTCGGTTATACGATCAAATGCCGGAACCAAAATGGGTCATTGCAATGGGATCCTGTGCAACTGCCGGCGGTCCCTATATCAAATCATATTCCGTTGTAAAGGGCGTTGATCAGATTGTTCCTGTAGACATCTATATCCCGGGATGCCCTCCAAACCCGGCAGCTTTAATTTATGGTATCAATAAATTAAAGGAAAAGATTCGCTATGAAGCGAAGACTGGGAAGAAGGTGACCTGA
- the nuoH gene encoding NADH-quinone oxidoreductase subunit NuoH translates to MIQDMLQSSPGWFNFIVFFILGVILLLIVLGFVTYAILAERKVMGFMQLRVGPNQVGGRWGLLQTVADVLKLLLKEDIIPKLADKPLFILAPVIAFAPSFMVLATIPFTDKFQFADIGVGLLYYVAISGMTVFGVLLGGWASNNKYSLLGGARATAQMISYEIPLVMSVLGVILLSGSLNLNHIVEAQRHGWFILLQPIGFIVFLIASVAELSRTPFDLPESESELVAGYHTEYTGFRWAFFMLAEYVYLFAMSALITVLFLGGWMAPFGFLAFIPGSVWFALKFCLVLFIYIWFRVTFPRMRADKLMEFAWKVLLPIALGNIFLTALIKSLFF, encoded by the coding sequence ATGATTCAAGATATGCTGCAGTCGAGCCCCGGTTGGTTCAATTTTATCGTCTTTTTTATACTTGGAGTTATTTTGCTGTTAATTGTTTTAGGCTTCGTTACGTATGCCATTTTAGCGGAGCGGAAGGTTATGGGTTTCATGCAACTGCGGGTTGGGCCGAACCAGGTCGGAGGCCGCTGGGGATTGCTGCAAACCGTTGCTGACGTTTTAAAGCTGTTGCTGAAGGAAGATATTATACCGAAGCTTGCCGATAAGCCATTGTTTATTTTGGCACCGGTTATTGCTTTTGCACCATCGTTTATGGTGCTGGCGACCATCCCATTTACGGATAAGTTTCAATTTGCTGATATTGGTGTGGGATTGCTTTATTATGTAGCTATTTCGGGAATGACCGTATTTGGAGTTCTTCTTGGTGGCTGGGCTTCCAACAACAAATACTCCTTATTGGGGGGAGCACGGGCGACTGCGCAAATGATTTCTTATGAAATTCCGCTTGTTATGTCAGTGCTTGGAGTCATTCTTTTATCCGGAAGTTTAAATTTAAATCACATTGTGGAAGCACAGCGGCACGGCTGGTTCATTTTACTGCAGCCAATCGGCTTTATCGTCTTTTTAATCGCTTCTGTAGCGGAATTGAGCCGGACGCCATTTGACTTGCCGGAATCAGAATCAGAACTTGTTGCAGGCTACCATACAGAATATACCGGGTTCCGTTGGGCATTCTTCATGCTGGCTGAATATGTGTATTTATTTGCAATGTCAGCTCTAATTACCGTTCTATTCCTTGGGGGTTGGATGGCTCCATTTGGCTTCCTTGCCTTCATCCCGGGATCCGTCTGGTTCGCGCTCAAATTCTGCTTGGTGCTGTTCATCTACATCTGGTTCCGTGTTACATTTCCAAGGATGCGCGCCGACAAGCTCATGGAATTCGCTTGGAAAGTGTTACTGCCAATCGCGCTCGGAAACATCTTCCTGACCGCGTTAATCAAATCATTATTCTTTTAA
- a CDS encoding NADH-quinone oxidoreductase subunit D, whose protein sequence is MIRTEEMVLNVGPQHPSTHGVFRLIVKLDGEIITEAIPVIGYLHRGTEKIAEDLQYTQIIPYTDRMDYLSAMTNNYVICHAVETMMGIEIPERAEYLRVIAMELNRIASHLVWWGTFLLDLGAVSPFLYAFREREMIINLLNELSGGRLTYNYMRVGGVKWDAPEGWVDKVKEFIPYMREQLAGYHDLVTGNEIFTNRVTGIGKYTKEDALNYSLSGANLRSTGVKWDLRKDEPYSIYDRFEFNVITQEGGDALARYHVRTKEIEESLKILEQACEQFPSGGETLAKVPKIIKAPKGEAYVRIESPRGEIGCYIYSDGKKEPYRLKFRRPSFYNLQILPKLLKGENIANMIAILGAIDIVLGEVDG, encoded by the coding sequence GTGATCAGAACAGAAGAAATGGTACTTAACGTCGGACCTCAGCATCCAAGTACGCACGGGGTATTCCGGCTGATTGTCAAACTTGATGGGGAAATCATTACAGAAGCCATTCCTGTCATCGGATATTTACACCGCGGGACAGAAAAAATCGCGGAGGATCTGCAGTACACGCAAATTATTCCGTATACAGACCGGATGGACTATTTGTCGGCAATGACCAATAACTATGTCATTTGCCACGCAGTTGAAACGATGATGGGAATTGAGATTCCGGAGCGAGCCGAGTACTTGCGGGTCATAGCGATGGAATTAAACCGGATTGCCAGCCATCTTGTATGGTGGGGTACATTCCTGCTGGACCTTGGAGCCGTGAGTCCATTCTTATATGCATTCCGCGAACGGGAAATGATTATTAACCTGTTAAATGAGCTTTCAGGAGGCCGCTTAACTTACAATTATATGCGTGTTGGCGGTGTGAAATGGGATGCACCGGAAGGCTGGGTTGATAAGGTAAAGGAATTTATTCCGTATATGCGTGAACAGCTTGCAGGCTACCATGATCTTGTAACTGGGAATGAAATATTTACAAACCGAGTTACTGGAATTGGTAAATATACGAAAGAAGATGCACTGAATTACTCATTGAGCGGAGCAAACCTGAGATCCACCGGGGTTAAATGGGACCTTCGCAAAGATGAGCCGTATTCCATCTATGACCGATTTGAATTTAATGTCATTACACAAGAGGGCGGCGATGCTTTAGCCCGCTACCATGTCCGCACAAAAGAAATCGAAGAATCATTAAAAATATTAGAGCAGGCATGCGAGCAGTTCCCTTCTGGCGGTGAAACACTTGCCAAAGTGCCAAAAATCATCAAAGCACCGAAAGGGGAAGCTTATGTCAGGATTGAATCGCCCCGTGGTGAAATTGGTTGTTACATATATAGTGACGGCAAGAAAGAACCATATCGCTTGAAATTTAGAAGACCTTCCTTTTATAATTTGCAAATTCTTCCTAAATTGTTAAAGGGAGAAAACATTGCAAATATGATTGCCATTTTAGGGGCAATTGATATTGTTCTTGGAGAGGTGGACGGCTAA
- the nuoL gene encoding NADH-quinone oxidoreductase subunit L → MENAWLIPLFPLLSFLVLLLIGKRLKEASAYVGMLLTLASLVFSIVVLFQRFSEPTYSTKFNWLTIGDLHITAGFEVNQLNALMLFIVSLVSFLVNTYSKGYMHGDERFPVFYAYLGLFTFAMLGLVISPNLLQTYIFWELVGLGSFLLIGFYFYKEEAKAAAKKAFIMTRIGDVGLFIGMILLFWQTKSFEYSEIFKAVDAGKVSGTIITLTAILIFIGAVGKSGQFPLHSWLPDAMEGPTPVSALIHAATMVAAGVYLVAALYPLFLASKTALLTVAVIGGFTAIFAASIGLVQTDIKRVLAYSTVSQLGYMMLALGSGSYVAGVFHLMTHAFFKALLFLAAGSVIHAVSGNQDIEKMGGLWKKLRLTGPLFLIGTLAISGVPLLSGFFSKDEILAAAWEGGHPILFLLALIAAFFTAFYMFRLFFMVFTGDYRGDEKHVHESPATMTFPMIVLGVLAIIGGYVNTPWFGSFLGDWLVKDNAALGTGHAEGPVWIQLAATVVSLAGIFLAWLIYGKRSVSRDWLSGKGGTLHTILLNKYYVDEFYQMSIVAIVTFISYLFRFIDVFLVEGIVKGVSGFVQGLGKTGSELQNGQVQTYGAAAFIGLALLTIIFALTGGYLR, encoded by the coding sequence ATGGAAAATGCTTGGCTCATACCGCTTTTCCCGCTATTATCGTTTTTAGTCCTTCTTCTCATCGGTAAGCGATTGAAGGAGGCAAGTGCTTATGTGGGGATGCTGCTTACATTGGCATCGCTTGTCTTCTCTATTGTGGTACTATTCCAGCGCTTTTCAGAGCCGACCTACAGCACAAAGTTCAATTGGCTCACGATAGGAGATCTTCATATTACAGCGGGCTTTGAAGTGAATCAATTAAATGCATTAATGCTGTTTATTGTTTCGCTCGTCAGTTTCCTTGTAAATACCTACTCAAAAGGATATATGCACGGAGATGAGCGCTTTCCGGTATTTTATGCGTATTTAGGATTATTTACGTTTGCCATGCTAGGTCTGGTTATTTCACCTAACCTGCTGCAAACCTATATTTTCTGGGAACTGGTGGGACTTGGATCCTTCCTGTTAATCGGATTTTATTTCTACAAAGAAGAAGCAAAGGCTGCTGCCAAAAAAGCCTTCATCATGACCCGTATCGGTGACGTCGGCTTATTCATCGGGATGATTCTTCTATTCTGGCAAACCAAAAGCTTTGAATACAGCGAGATTTTCAAAGCTGTCGATGCTGGCAAGGTGTCAGGCACCATCATTACCTTAACAGCGATCCTGATTTTTATTGGGGCAGTGGGAAAATCAGGTCAGTTCCCGCTTCACTCCTGGCTTCCGGATGCGATGGAAGGTCCGACTCCTGTTTCAGCGTTAATCCATGCTGCAACAATGGTGGCAGCCGGTGTATATTTGGTTGCTGCATTATATCCATTATTCCTGGCAAGCAAAACGGCGCTGCTCACGGTTGCCGTGATCGGAGGCTTTACCGCCATTTTTGCAGCAAGCATTGGCCTTGTGCAAACGGACATCAAACGTGTCCTTGCCTACTCAACTGTGAGTCAGCTGGGTTACATGATGCTTGCCTTAGGTTCTGGCAGTTATGTTGCTGGAGTGTTCCACTTAATGACACATGCATTTTTCAAGGCCCTTCTATTTTTGGCAGCCGGTTCCGTTATCCATGCGGTCAGCGGCAATCAAGATATCGAAAAGATGGGTGGCCTGTGGAAAAAATTAAGGTTAACAGGACCGCTGTTCCTAATCGGAACACTTGCGATCAGCGGTGTACCATTATTATCAGGTTTCTTTAGTAAAGACGAAATTCTAGCAGCAGCATGGGAAGGCGGACACCCAATCCTTTTCTTGCTAGCATTAATCGCTGCGTTCTTTACGGCATTCTATATGTTCCGCTTGTTCTTCATGGTGTTTACAGGTGACTATCGCGGCGACGAAAAACATGTGCATGAATCACCTGCAACGATGACGTTTCCGATGATCGTTCTTGGCGTTTTGGCCATCATCGGCGGTTATGTGAATACACCTTGGTTCGGCTCTTTCCTCGGTGACTGGCTTGTGAAAGACAACGCGGCACTTGGTACTGGCCACGCCGAAGGGCCGGTATGGATTCAGCTTGCGGCAACTGTTGTTTCACTCGCGGGGATTTTCCTTGCTTGGTTAATTTACGGCAAGCGCTCCGTATCACGCGATTGGTTAAGCGGCAAAGGCGGAACCTTGCATACGATTTTACTGAACAAATACTATGTTGATGAGTTTTATCAAATGTCCATTGTGGCCATTGTGACGTTTATCAGCTATTTATTCCGGTTCATCGATGTTTTCCTTGTAGAGGGAATCGTCAAAGGTGTGTCTGGCTTTGTTCAAGGTCTTGGTAAAACAGGTTCGGAATTGCAAAACGGTCAGGTGCAAACCTATGGAGCTGCTGCCTTTATCGGACTTGCACTTCTTACCATTATTTTTGCATTAACAGGGGGGTACTTACGATGA
- the nuoI gene encoding NADH-quinone oxidoreductase subunit NuoI encodes MLGLAKGLKYTLKQLSRENVTYDYPNKPLPLPDRFRGIQKFYPEKCIVCNQCANICPTDCIQLTGKKHPDPTKKGKIIDTYDINFEICILCDLCTEVCPTEAIVMTNNFELAEYSRDMLFKNLEWLDENDENVRQVNKE; translated from the coding sequence GTGCTTGGATTAGCTAAAGGCTTGAAGTATACCCTGAAGCAGTTATCGCGCGAGAATGTAACGTATGATTATCCGAATAAGCCGCTGCCGCTGCCAGACCGATTTCGGGGCATTCAGAAGTTTTATCCGGAGAAGTGTATTGTTTGTAATCAGTGTGCGAATATTTGCCCGACGGATTGTATTCAGTTAACGGGTAAGAAGCATCCAGATCCAACGAAGAAAGGGAAAATCATCGATACGTATGATATTAATTTCGAGATTTGTATCCTTTGCGATTTATGTACCGAGGTTTGCCCTACGGAAGCGATCGTCATGACCAATAACTTTGAGCTCGCTGAATACAGCCGCGATATGTTATTTAAAAACCTGGAATGGTTGGACGAAAACGATGAAAACGTTCGGCAGGTGAATAAGGAATGA
- the nuoK gene encoding NADH-quinone oxidoreductase subunit NuoK — translation MSSIPASAFLALALILFCIGLYGALTKRNTVIVLISIELMLNAVNINLVTFSKYGMAPSITGQVFALFAMAVAAAEAAVGLAILMSVYRNKKTVHIDEMDEMKN, via the coding sequence ATGAGTTCAATCCCGGCTTCAGCCTTCCTAGCATTGGCTTTGATCTTATTTTGTATCGGTTTATACGGTGCGTTAACAAAGCGAAATACCGTCATTGTGTTAATTTCTATTGAATTAATGCTAAACGCCGTGAATATTAATCTGGTCACCTTCAGTAAATACGGGATGGCCCCATCAATCACTGGTCAGGTATTTGCCCTGTTTGCGATGGCCGTCGCTGCGGCAGAAGCAGCCGTCGGGCTGGCAATCCTCATGTCCGTCTACCGTAATAAGAAAACCGTCCACATTGACGAAATGGACGAAATGAAAAACTAA
- a CDS encoding NADH-quinone oxidoreductase subunit A → MELLNVYQNNYLIVFVFLCLGVLLPVVALYLGKLLRPYKPSEAKQTTYESGVEPFHDSRVQFNVRYYIFALMFVIFDVETVFLYPWAVAYDRLGIFALTEMFIFVIMLLIGLVYAWKKKVLRWI, encoded by the coding sequence ATGGAACTTCTAAATGTATATCAGAATAACTATCTGATCGTTTTTGTGTTTCTATGTCTAGGGGTGCTGCTGCCAGTGGTGGCGTTATATTTAGGTAAGCTTCTGCGTCCTTACAAGCCTAGTGAGGCGAAGCAAACCACATATGAGAGCGGTGTTGAACCATTTCACGATTCACGTGTGCAGTTCAATGTCCGCTATTATATTTTTGCCCTTATGTTTGTTATTTTTGATGTAGAAACAGTGTTTTTATACCCTTGGGCAGTAGCCTATGATAGACTAGGGATTTTTGCACTAACCGAAATGTTCATTTTCGTGATTATGTTGTTAATTGGCCTAGTATATGCTTGGAAAAAGAAGGTGCTTCGATGGATTTAA
- a CDS encoding GntR family transcriptional regulator, translating into MLKQDNQVPLYIQLKESIRSSILNGKLKYGDQIPTELELSEEYKISRITVRKAILELVEEGYLVKKQGKGTFVNKRKIERKIVHFLSFSDACKANGLTASSKIIKREIVQPSSRDQKLLQLEDGDALVLIQRVRYADESPIMIENNFFSYKKFHLLLNENLEGSIYKLLEEKVNVKPCRGSDLSLEIVRAGEEEADLLHTSSGEPLFYMETTVFDEDDQPVHIGKQYILGDSYKFYLK; encoded by the coding sequence ATGTTAAAACAGGATAATCAAGTTCCTTTATATATCCAATTAAAGGAGTCAATCCGCAGCTCTATTCTCAATGGGAAATTAAAGTACGGAGATCAAATCCCAACAGAATTGGAATTGAGCGAGGAGTATAAAATCAGCAGGATTACGGTGAGAAAGGCCATTCTCGAGTTGGTAGAGGAAGGCTATTTGGTTAAAAAGCAGGGAAAAGGCACGTTTGTGAATAAGAGGAAAATCGAACGGAAAATTGTTCATTTTTTAAGTTTTAGTGATGCATGTAAAGCAAATGGACTGACTGCGAGCAGTAAGATAATCAAAAGAGAAATTGTTCAGCCATCCTCAAGGGACCAAAAGCTGCTGCAACTGGAAGACGGAGATGCACTCGTCCTGATTCAGAGGGTAAGATATGCCGATGAATCACCCATTATGATTGAGAATAACTTCTTCTCTTATAAAAAGTTTCATTTATTATTAAACGAAAATTTGGAGGGCTCCATTTATAAACTGTTGGAGGAAAAGGTCAATGTAAAACCATGCCGCGGCAGTGATTTATCGTTAGAGATTGTTAGAGCTGGGGAAGAAGAGGCAGATTTACTTCATACTTCAAGCGGAGAACCGCTTTTTTATATGGAAACGACGGTATTCGATGAAGATGACCAGCCGGTGCATATAGGAAAACAGTATATTTTGGGAGATAGCTATAAATTCTACTTGAAGTAA
- a CDS encoding SIS domain-containing protein, which produces MVNSQVVVDQQVQKVLDALKGRTINHVYFVACGGSSAIMYPNKYIMDREAKNLSSDVYSSNEFIHRNPRKLGENSLVILCSMSGTTPETVKAAEFARQKGALTVGFTNQPTSPLAQESEFVVKYEWGAESIAFNTNLGLLYQLTMGVLHVLEGNDKFDKMINSLANLQVIFEKSAKQYESQAQQFGQEYKDEKVIYTMASGANYGIAYSYAICILMEMQWIHSNAVHSGEYFHGPFEILDKDVPFIILLGLDETRPLDERALAFSKKYGEKLAVLDAKDLDLTGIDEELKGYIAPLVLNYILRRYAEQLADARNHPLSQRRYMWKVEY; this is translated from the coding sequence ATGGTAAATTCACAAGTAGTTGTAGATCAACAAGTGCAAAAAGTGTTAGATGCTTTGAAAGGACGTACGATCAACCACGTTTATTTTGTGGCTTGCGGCGGATCCTCTGCCATTATGTATCCAAATAAGTACATCATGGACCGCGAAGCCAAAAATCTCTCATCAGATGTGTACAGCTCCAATGAATTCATTCATCGCAACCCTAGAAAACTTGGCGAAAATTCTCTCGTCATCCTGTGCTCAATGTCTGGAACTACTCCTGAAACAGTGAAAGCAGCTGAATTTGCCCGCCAAAAAGGAGCATTAACCGTTGGATTTACAAACCAGCCAACTTCACCACTTGCCCAAGAAAGTGAGTTCGTGGTGAAATACGAATGGGGGGCTGAATCCATTGCCTTTAATACCAACTTAGGCCTTCTTTATCAATTAACAATGGGTGTTCTTCATGTACTAGAAGGAAATGATAAATTTGATAAAATGATCAACAGCCTGGCTAACCTCCAAGTTATTTTCGAAAAATCAGCCAAGCAATATGAAAGCCAAGCACAGCAGTTTGGTCAAGAATACAAGGATGAAAAAGTCATTTATACAATGGCAAGCGGCGCCAACTACGGAATTGCTTATTCCTACGCCATTTGTATTCTAATGGAAATGCAATGGATCCACTCCAATGCCGTTCACTCCGGTGAATACTTCCATGGCCCATTCGAAATTCTAGATAAAGATGTTCCTTTTATTATCCTGCTTGGCTTGGATGAAACTCGCCCTCTAGATGAAAGAGCATTAGCATTCTCGAAAAAATACGGCGAAAAGCTGGCCGTTTTAGATGCCAAGGACTTAGATTTAACCGGCATTGATGAAGAATTAAAAGGCTATATTGCACCACTAGTTTTGAATTATATTCTCCGCAGATATGCCGAACAACTGGCAGATGCCCGCAATCATCCGCTATCACAAAGAAGATATATGTGGAAAGTGGAATATTGA
- a CDS encoding sugar phosphate isomerase/epimerase family protein, producing the protein MAKIMRDQITGMNFHYMHYPFEYFLDSMVRYGFKNIELWGASPHFYVEDMSLSDIRRVKKEITRRELSVVCFTPEQCVYPINLAAKENQIREKSIQYFIKSAEAAKELEAPMLLVTPGWGYENENRDEAWKRTRDSLDQLTRAAADLDLTLVFEPLTRVESNLVNDAHALKAMLDEVNSPYLKGMIDTIPMALANEDFLDYDRILKKDLVHVHFIDGKPEGHLVWGDGVLPLEKYVEQLSQIGYTGALTLEYTSYQYVQDPDAAIEKTLRSFSTVLEIDSM; encoded by the coding sequence ATGGCAAAAATTATGAGGGATCAAATCACCGGAATGAATTTCCATTATATGCACTATCCTTTTGAGTACTTTTTAGATTCAATGGTTCGTTATGGGTTTAAAAATATTGAACTATGGGGGGCATCGCCTCATTTTTATGTAGAAGATATGAGTCTCAGCGATATTAGGAGGGTAAAGAAAGAAATCACACGAAGGGAATTGTCAGTCGTCTGCTTTACACCAGAACAATGTGTGTATCCAATTAATCTTGCAGCCAAGGAAAATCAGATTCGTGAAAAGAGCATCCAATATTTTATCAAATCGGCGGAAGCGGCAAAAGAATTGGAAGCACCGATGCTATTGGTTACTCCTGGCTGGGGCTATGAAAATGAAAACCGGGATGAGGCATGGAAAAGAACGAGAGATTCATTGGATCAACTAACGAGGGCTGCAGCCGATTTAGATTTAACCTTGGTGTTTGAGCCCTTAACACGAGTAGAGTCCAATTTGGTGAATGATGCCCACGCACTAAAAGCCATGCTGGATGAGGTGAACAGCCCTTATTTGAAGGGGATGATTGATACGATTCCGATGGCATTGGCAAATGAGGATTTTCTTGATTATGATCGCATATTAAAGAAAGACTTAGTTCATGTTCATTTCATTGATGGGAAACCGGAAGGGCATCTGGTATGGGGAGACGGTGTATTGCCGCTGGAGAAATACGTTGAGCAATTAAGTCAAATTGGTTATACAGGAGCGTTGACGTTAGAATATACTTCATACCAATATGTGCAAGATCCGGATGCTGCTATTGAGAAGACATTAAGGTCATTTTCAACTGTTTTGGAAATTGATAGCATGTAA
- a CDS encoding NADH-quinone oxidoreductase subunit C: MSGEKDLEQLKREAAEKAKAAALAKRQAKEAQEAGQQNPEPSKSAPEAPKAEEPAAAEETDDLAKKKAAAAAKAKAAALAKKQREGIVDETEPASEAPKTEEPAAAGEADDLAKKKAAAAAKAKAAALAKKKREGIADNAEPEAVIETAEAGGSDGDDLAKKKAAAVAKAKAAAAAKRKAMELAGAGDADAVSPDAGSSDAPGGDDAKAKAAAAAKAKAAAAAKAKAAAAAKAKAAVQAGADDSAVDGDDEKAKAIAAAKAKAKAAAAAKAKAAAAAKGGEAVVIETAAEAKPSPNQPYLDKYVKVIEENMGSAALEDFYINKLSKDVPTLVAKRESYFKLAQFLKYNELLGFDYLSELHGTDFETHMEVYVHLYSFKNRQSVAIKVKIDRDDPTIESLQPLWEGANWPECEAYDLLGIKFIGHPNLHRIFLGEDWVGYPLRKDYEPYDVEV, encoded by the coding sequence ATGAGCGGGGAAAAGGATCTCGAACAATTAAAACGGGAAGCGGCAGAGAAGGCAAAAGCTGCGGCACTTGCAAAACGTCAAGCCAAAGAGGCGCAGGAAGCCGGACAGCAGAATCCGGAACCGTCGAAGTCAGCCCCGGAAGCACCTAAAGCGGAGGAACCTGCGGCAGCAGAGGAGACCGATGATTTAGCAAAGAAAAAGGCGGCAGCGGCAGCCAAAGCGAAAGCAGCGGCGCTGGCGAAAAAACAGCGTGAAGGTATCGTCGATGAAACCGAGCCAGCTTCGGAAGCACCTAAAACGGAGGAACCTGCGGCAGCAGGGGAAGCTGATGATTTAGCGAAGAAAAAAGCCGCAGCGGCAGCGAAGGCGAAAGCTGCAGCACTAGCGAAAAAGAAACGTGAGGGAATCGCAGATAATGCAGAACCAGAGGCGGTTATAGAAACTGCCGAGGCTGGTGGATCTGATGGGGATGATCTTGCTAAGAAAAAAGCCGCAGCCGTTGCAAAAGCGAAAGCAGCCGCTGCAGCAAAAAGAAAAGCCATGGAATTAGCGGGCGCAGGTGATGCAGACGCAGTTTCTCCAGATGCAGGAAGCAGTGATGCCCCTGGAGGAGATGACGCCAAAGCGAAAGCCGCAGCCGCCGCAAAGGCCAAGGCCGCCGCAGCCGCCAAAGCAAAAGCGGCCGCCGCAGCGAAGGCAAAAGCAGCTGTACAAGCAGGTGCGGATGATTCTGCTGTGGACGGCGATGATGAAAAGGCGAAAGCCATAGCGGCAGCCAAAGCGAAGGCGAAGGCCGCAGCAGCGGCAAAGGCAAAAGCTGCAGCTGCTGCAAAAGGCGGAGAGGCGGTCGTCATTGAAACGGCTGCGGAAGCAAAGCCATCACCGAATCAGCCATATCTAGATAAGTATGTCAAAGTCATTGAAGAGAACATGGGGTCTGCTGCATTAGAAGATTTTTATATTAATAAACTATCTAAAGATGTCCCAACCCTGGTTGCAAAGCGGGAGTCTTATTTTAAACTGGCTCAGTTTTTAAAATATAACGAGCTTTTAGGGTTTGACTATCTATCAGAGCTTCATGGAACAGACTTTGAAACACATATGGAAGTATATGTTCACTTATACTCATTCAAAAACCGGCAATCTGTTGCGATAAAAGTGAAGATTGACCGTGATGACCCGACAATCGAATCCTTGCAGCCTCTGTGGGAGGGCGCAAACTGGCCTGAATGTGAAGCATACGATTTACTAGGTATCAAGTTTATCGGACACCCGAACCTGCACCGGATTTTTCTTGGAGAGGATTGGGTTGGCTATCCACTGAGAAAAGATTATGAGCCGTATGATGTGGAGGTGTAG
- a CDS encoding NADH-quinone oxidoreductase subunit J, producing MTFSGEFFAFMVLALVAIIGGVLLLNLNKVVHMVVALIFTFVSIAGIYVLLSAEFVAAVQILIYSGAVTIIMLFGIMLTKPYDESDETTSKWRKALLFIGIVGFAFAVYLGIYNFDIQQVQTTLHVNNTLQIGKALYSKHIIPFEFVSVLLLVALIGAIVLAKREDKGAEKE from the coding sequence ATGACATTTTCTGGCGAATTTTTCGCATTTATGGTTCTTGCCCTTGTGGCAATTATCGGAGGCGTGCTGCTGCTGAATCTAAATAAAGTCGTTCACATGGTCGTTGCTCTGATATTCACTTTCGTCAGCATTGCCGGTATTTACGTTCTGCTTTCTGCAGAGTTTGTGGCCGCGGTGCAAATCTTAATCTATTCCGGTGCAGTTACCATTATTATGCTGTTTGGCATTATGTTAACAAAACCGTATGACGAAAGTGATGAAACGACCAGTAAATGGAGAAAAGCTCTATTATTTATTGGAATTGTTGGCTTTGCCTTTGCTGTTTATCTCGGTATTTACAATTTCGATATCCAACAAGTTCAAACAACATTACATGTAAACAATACCCTGCAAATCGGTAAAGCACTCTACTCTAAACATATCATTCCGTTCGAGTTTGTTTCCGTATTATTATTAGTGGCTTTGATCGGAGCGATTGTTTTAGCAAAACGTGAGGATAAGGGGGCGGAAAAGGAATGA